A genomic stretch from Candidatus Aegiribacteria sp. includes:
- the asnS gene encoding asparagine--tRNA ligase — translation IHAPLITTSDAEGAGEAFQVTSMPLDSITLKNGDVDYSTDYFKRQAFLTVSAQLEAEPLALAMGKVYTFGPTFRADPSDTRFHTAEFWMIEPEMAFFDLDDDISLIEDFIKFSARYLHDKCPEDISFFNKFYENELKERYRMLIESDFARITYTDAFVLLKKNSGRFKDVPEWGSDISTEYERFLTDEHFRCPVFVTDYPADIKPFYMRLNDDRKTVACTDLLLPEVGELVGASQREDRLDVLSIRARECGINIDDYSWYFDLRKWGSAPHSGFGLGFERLLMYLTGMENIRDVIPFPRSKGKMT, via the coding sequence TTATCCATGCACCGCTTATTACAACAAGCGATGCCGAGGGGGCCGGAGAAGCCTTTCAGGTAACTTCTATGCCCCTTGACAGCATTACACTGAAGAACGGTGATGTTGATTATTCGACTGATTATTTCAAGAGACAGGCTTTCCTTACGGTAAGCGCGCAACTTGAGGCTGAACCTCTTGCCCTGGCCATGGGTAAAGTATACACCTTTGGCCCTACTTTCAGGGCTGATCCATCTGATACACGGTTTCATACGGCGGAATTCTGGATGATCGAACCGGAGATGGCGTTTTTTGACCTGGATGATGATATTTCTCTGATAGAGGATTTCATCAAATTTTCAGCTCGTTATCTTCACGATAAATGTCCCGAAGATATTTCCTTCTTCAATAAATTCTATGAAAATGAACTCAAGGAACGATACAGAATGCTCATAGAAAGCGATTTCGCACGAATTACATATACTGATGCATTCGTACTCCTGAAGAAGAACAGCGGCAGATTTAAAGATGTACCTGAGTGGGGAAGCGATATTTCCACTGAATACGAGAGATTCCTTACCGATGAGCACTTCAGATGCCCTGTTTTCGTAACCGATTATCCGGCAGATATAAAACCATTCTATATGCGGCTGAACGATGACCGGAAAACTGTTGCCTGTACCGATCTTCTGCTCCCCGAGGTTGGTGAACTTGTTGGTGCCAGCCAGAGGGAAGACAGACTGGATGTGCTGAGCATTCGCGCAAGGGAGTGCGGTATTAACATAGATGATTACTCATGGTACTTCGATTTAAGGAAATGGGGATCTGCTCCCCATTCAGGATTCGGACTGGGGTTTGAAAGGCTGCTGATGTATCTAACCGGAATGGAGAACATACGTGACGTGATTCCATTCCCGAGATCAAAGGGGAAAATGACCTGA